TCTGCACGTGCAACAACTATGCCGGTCGCCGCGATCGGATGCGAACCCGTCCCGGCTGTCGCGACAACCGTCGCTGCGTCATACGTTCTCAGGTCCTGCTGCGTGAGCACGACGCACGCGCGCCGCCTCGTCGACCGGCACCTCCTGGGCCTCGAGCCAGTTGCGCTCGGGCACCTCATCGACCAGCCAGTATTCGCCGTTCGCGCGGGCGAGATAGCGGTAGTCGACCAGCTCGCGGCGGAGGAAGGCGTAGTCGTCGTATGTCGGTGCCAGCAGGTCGTTCACCTCACGCTCGGCATATCTGCGGCCGGGCTCGAAACGCTCCATCACGCGCAGCAGCACCACCACACGCGCCTTGCGCTTCACCGGCATGCTCCGCAGACGGTCACCATCGAAGAAGTTACGAATCGTCTTTGCTACGAAGGCATCCGCCGCGGCGAGATCCGCCTTCGCGGGTGCATCGGGACCGGCTGCAAGCACCGCGGCACGTGCTGCGGTGTAGTTCTCACCGGTCTCGATCATCCGGGCGCGCACGATGCGCTTGAAGTCGCGGTCGCTGGTCATCATGCTCTGCTCTCCGGCCGCCGCGCCCCCAGCACGACCGGCGGCGCGTGGAAGAACGAGCCGACAAAACGACCGGAGAATCTGCTTCCCTTCGCCGTGTCGCGCCCGGGCTGGGGCCGGCCGCGCGGCTGGGCGTCGGATGCCGCCACTGCGGTCAGCCTGCCAATCCGGCGATGTCGCCGTCAACCGGGTATGCCGGTCCGCGGGTCAGCCAGCGCCGATGCGCTTGTGGGCGACCGGCTGATCAGCTGGGGCGTCATTGGTCAGCTGTGTCGCACGTGACGCGCTAACTGCTGCGATCCACCTTGTGCGCTGCTGCCTGTGCGCGCGGTTTGACCACCAACTGGTCGATGTTGACGTGCGGAGGACGCGTCGCGACGAAGGCGACACAGTCGGCGACATCCTCCTGCGTCAGCGGATTCGCCACTCCTGCATAGGTTTTCGCGGCCCGATCTGCGTCTCCACCGAACCGGTGCAGCGCGAACTCGTCGGAGGCGACCATGCCCGGATCGATCTCGCATACCCGGACCGGCTGGTCCCAGAGCTCAAGCCGCAACGACACCATCAGCGAGTGCACGGCCGCCTTGCTGCCGCAGTAGCCGCCTGCACCCTCGTATGCCGCAAGCCCCGCCAGCGAGCCGATCGCGATGATGACGCCCTCGCCGGCAGTCACGGCCGGCAACAGCGCACGGATCGTCTGCTGCACGCCGATCACGTTTACCTCGAACATCTTTCGCCAGTCGTCGGCATCGGCCGCGCCGACCGGGTCGAGCCCGACAGCACCCCCGGCGTTGCACACCAGCACCTCGACGCGTGGCCCGGCAGCCTCCGCGAGCGCTGCGACATCCGCGGCGGAGGTCACGTCACAGGTCACCGCGCGACCGCCGATCTCGGCGGCGAGTTCCTCGATCCGCTCGGTGCGCCGCGCTGCGCAGACCACCTCGAATCCCTCTGCGGCGAGCCGCCGAGCGCTGGCCCGCCCGATGCCGCTGCTCGCTCCGGTCACGACTGCGATGCGCTTACCCATGACGACAACCCTAGGCAGGTGACCGGCGCACCCGAGCGGCTGCCTACCCTGAACGGGTGCCGACGCTGCTGCCTTTCGACGTCTCCGCATCGACCCTGCCGGACTACTGCCGGGCGCTGCGGCGGGCGCTCGACGGCACCGGCCCCGCCATACAGCCGTATGCCGGGACTCCCCCGACACCGGCCGATCCGGCAGCAGTCGAGCAGGCTCCGGACGAGCTCGCCCTGGTGGTGAGCACCTCCGGATCGACCGGCTCCCCCAAGCGCGCCATGCTCACCCGTGACGCACTGGTCGCCAGCATCGACGCCACCCACGAACGCCTCGGCGGCGCCGGCCAGTGGCTGCTGTGCATGCCTGCGCATCACATCGCCGGCACCCAGGTGCTGCTGCGCTCGATGCGCCACGGCGACCCGGGCCCGATCATCGCGACGGCCTTCAGCATCGACGGCTTCATCGCCGACACTGCGAGACTGACCGCCGAGCGGAGGTACACCTCGCTCGTGCCGACGCAGTTGCGCCGGCTGCTCGACGCCGGCCCGCAGGCGCTGGCGGCCCTCACGGCATACGACGAGATCCTGCTCGGCGGTGCCGCCACCCCTCCGACGCTGCTGGCGGCGGCACGCGGCTCCGGTGTCACCGTCCTGACGACGTACGGCATGAGTGAGACGGCCGGCGGGTGCGTGTATGACGGAGCGCCACTGCGCCCGACAGGTGTCGTGCTCGACGAGGACGGGCGGATCACGCTGACCGGCGCGACGATCGCGTCCGGCTATCTGGGCGATCCGCAACGCACCGCCGCGGTCTTCGGCATGAGCACGCCCGTCGAGGCGACAGGCGACACCACCCCCGACAGTGACCCCGGCGACGCCGGCGACGGCACTCCTGATGTCGTCCGCACCTTCCGCACCGACGACATCGGCGAGTGGAGCGACGGCAGGCTGCACGTGCTCGGACGCATCGACGACCTGATCACCACCGGCGGTCTCAAGGTGGCGCCACGCGTCGTGGAGGAGGCCGCCGCCGCCCTGCCTGATGTGCTCGAAGCGGTCGCCCTCGGCCTGCCGGACCACGAGTGGGGGCAGGCCGTCGGTCTCGCAGTACGGGCGCGAAAGCCGTTGCAGGTGCAGCAGATCCGCGACCTGCTGCGCGACTCGCTTCCGCCATACGCTCTCCCGCGGCGCTTGTTGCAGGTCGACGAACTGCCGTTGCGCGGGCCCGGCAAGCCCGACCGTGCGGCGTTGGCTGCGGCGCCGGGATGGCAGACTTTGCCTGCTCACCACTGAACCGACTTCGGAGTACTCCTGCGCGCATGGCCACGCTGAACGAATGGATCGCCGGCTCCCGGCCCCGCACCCTTCCCGTGGCGGTCGCGCCCGTGGCCGCCGGCACCGGATCGGCATACACGCTGCACCACGCGAACCTCGGCTACGCGCTGCTCGCGCTGATGGTCGCGCTGCTGCTGCAGATCGGCGTGAACTTCGCCAACGACTACAGCGACGGGATCCGCGGCACCGACGACGCCCGGGTCGGGCCGGTGCGGCTGGTCGGTCAGGGGCTGGCGACACCCGGCAGCGTCAAGGCCGCGGCCTTCGGCTGCTTCTTTGCTGCTGCGCTCTTCGGTCTGGCCCTCGTGGCGCTGTCCAGCACGTTCTGGCTGCTGATCTTCGGCGTGTTCGCCATCATCGCCGCGTGGAAGTACACCGGCGGCAAGAACCCCTACGGGTACCTGGGCCTCGGCGAAGTCTTCGTCTTCGTGTTCTTCGGGCTGATGGCGACCGCCGGCACGACCTACACGCAGGCCGGCCGCACGGATGTCGCCACCTGGGCCGCCGCGGTAGGTGTCGGAGCGATCGCCTGCGCCATACTCGTCGCCAACAACCTGCGTGACATCCCAGGTGACATCGTCTCGGGCAAACGCACGCTGGCTGTGCGGCTCGGCGACAACAACACCCGCGTGCTGTATGTCGCTCTGCTGGTCCTTGCCCTCGCCATGGTCGTCGTGGCGGCCGTCGCGCACCCGTGGGCGGGCATCGCGGCGCTCGGGCTCGTGGTGGCGGTGCGCCCGACACTGGTCGTGATCCGCAAGGCGCAGGGTCGCGACCTGATCCCGGTGCTCGCCGGAACGGGCATGACGATCCTCGCGTATGGCGTGCTCTTCGGCCTCGGGCTCTACCTGAGCTACCGCACCGCCTGAGCTACCGCCGCCACTGCCGAGCTACCGCCGCCACTGCCGAGTCGCTCGTGCCGCATCCTCAGCGAGTGGCGCGACAAACGCTGCGCCACTCGCGACTGGCACGCACATGACCCA
The window above is part of the Rudaeicoccus suwonensis genome. Proteins encoded here:
- a CDS encoding DUF2087 domain-containing protein, with product MTSDRDFKRIVRARMIETGENYTAARAAVLAAGPDAPAKADLAAADAFVAKTIRNFFDGDRLRSMPVKRKARVVVLLRVMERFEPGRRYAEREVNDLLAPTYDDYAFLRRELVDYRYLARANGEYWLVDEVPERNWLEAQEVPVDEAARVRRAHAAGPENV
- a CDS encoding SDR family oxidoreductase gives rise to the protein MGKRIAVVTGASSGIGRASARRLAAEGFEVVCAARRTERIEELAAEIGGRAVTCDVTSAADVAALAEAAGPRVEVLVCNAGGAVGLDPVGAADADDWRKMFEVNVIGVQQTIRALLPAVTAGEGVIIAIGSLAGLAAYEGAGGYCGSKAAVHSLMVSLRLELWDQPVRVCEIDPGMVASDEFALHRFGGDADRAAKTYAGVANPLTQEDVADCVAFVATRPPHVNIDQLVVKPRAQAAAHKVDRSS
- a CDS encoding AMP-binding protein, which produces MPTLLPFDVSASTLPDYCRALRRALDGTGPAIQPYAGTPPTPADPAAVEQAPDELALVVSTSGSTGSPKRAMLTRDALVASIDATHERLGGAGQWLLCMPAHHIAGTQVLLRSMRHGDPGPIIATAFSIDGFIADTARLTAERRYTSLVPTQLRRLLDAGPQALAALTAYDEILLGGAATPPTLLAAARGSGVTVLTTYGMSETAGGCVYDGAPLRPTGVVLDEDGRITLTGATIASGYLGDPQRTAAVFGMSTPVEATGDTTPDSDPGDAGDGTPDVVRTFRTDDIGEWSDGRLHVLGRIDDLITTGGLKVAPRVVEEAAAALPDVLEAVALGLPDHEWGQAVGLAVRARKPLQVQQIRDLLRDSLPPYALPRRLLQVDELPLRGPGKPDRAALAAAPGWQTLPAHH
- a CDS encoding 1,4-dihydroxy-2-naphthoate polyprenyltransferase translates to MATLNEWIAGSRPRTLPVAVAPVAAGTGSAYTLHHANLGYALLALMVALLLQIGVNFANDYSDGIRGTDDARVGPVRLVGQGLATPGSVKAAAFGCFFAAALFGLALVALSSTFWLLIFGVFAIIAAWKYTGGKNPYGYLGLGEVFVFVFFGLMATAGTTYTQAGRTDVATWAAAVGVGAIACAILVANNLRDIPGDIVSGKRTLAVRLGDNNTRVLYVALLVLALAMVVVAAVAHPWAGIAALGLVVAVRPTLVVIRKAQGRDLIPVLAGTGMTILAYGVLFGLGLYLSYRTA